One genomic window of uncultured delta proteobacterium includes the following:
- a CDS encoding Uroporphyrinogen III synthase/methyltransferase has translation MSQTKSTVYLIGAGPGDAGLLTLRGKELLETCDVIVYDYLASEELLAFARPDAEVIYVGKMGGDHTLPQQDINRLLVSKAREGKSVARLKGGDPYMFGRGAEEAEELLDAGVAFEVVPGVTSAIAGPAYAGIPLTHRAYASSVCFATGHEDPEKAESAHDWKALATGASTLVFFMGMKNLPSIVENLTKNGMDPATPAALVRWGTTPDHRSAAGTLGTLQRLAEEGNFTAPSLIVIGKVVALHDTLNWFEKKPLLGQGVLVTRSREQASGMAALLAAEGARVVQFPTITIAPPEAATAVRQSACRLRDFDWVVFTSPNGVAYFWRELEALGLDTRALGAAVVAAIGPATAEALAKKGVRADYVPASYVAEDLLEGLVAKGVAGKRILIPRAENARDVLPKGLMKAGAEVTVVPAYRTLPAPDRDKNAEAAKELFAAGKIRYITFASSSTVTNFLEAVPAETLRQYPDLRFACIGPVTAKTLEEAGLACHVMPEEYTIPALVAAITKDSRGG, from the coding sequence ATGTCCCAGACGAAATCCACGGTCTACCTGATCGGCGCCGGTCCCGGCGACGCGGGTCTTTTAACCTTGCGCGGCAAGGAACTTCTCGAGACGTGCGACGTGATCGTCTACGACTATCTTGCCAGCGAGGAACTGCTTGCCTTTGCCCGGCCTGACGCGGAAGTTATTTACGTGGGCAAAATGGGCGGCGACCACACCCTGCCGCAGCAGGATATCAACCGCCTCCTGGTCAGCAAGGCCAGGGAAGGCAAAAGCGTGGCCCGGCTCAAGGGCGGGGACCCCTACATGTTCGGGCGCGGCGCGGAAGAAGCCGAGGAACTTCTGGACGCGGGCGTGGCCTTCGAGGTCGTGCCCGGCGTGACCAGCGCCATCGCGGGTCCGGCTTACGCGGGCATCCCGCTGACCCACAGGGCTTACGCCTCGTCCGTGTGTTTCGCCACCGGGCACGAGGATCCTGAAAAAGCGGAATCGGCCCACGACTGGAAAGCCCTTGCCACGGGCGCGAGCACGCTGGTGTTTTTCATGGGCATGAAGAACCTGCCCTCCATCGTGGAAAATCTGACCAAAAACGGCATGGACCCAGCCACCCCCGCCGCCCTGGTCCGCTGGGGAACCACCCCGGACCACCGGAGCGCGGCCGGAACGCTGGGCACCCTGCAACGCCTTGCGGAAGAAGGCAATTTTACCGCGCCGTCCCTCATTGTGATCGGCAAGGTGGTGGCGCTGCACGACACCCTGAACTGGTTCGAGAAAAAACCGCTTCTGGGCCAGGGCGTTCTGGTCACGCGCTCACGGGAGCAGGCTTCCGGCATGGCTGCCCTGCTCGCGGCAGAAGGCGCGCGCGTCGTCCAGTTCCCGACCATCACCATCGCCCCGCCGGAAGCCGCCACCGCCGTACGCCAAAGCGCCTGCCGTCTGCGCGACTTTGACTGGGTGGTGTTCACCTCTCCCAACGGGGTGGCGTATTTCTGGCGCGAACTGGAAGCCCTGGGGCTTGATACGCGGGCGTTGGGCGCGGCGGTCGTCGCGGCCATCGGCCCGGCCACGGCCGAGGCTCTCGCGAAAAAAGGCGTCCGCGCGGATTACGTGCCCGCCTCCTACGTGGCGGAAGATCTGCTCGAAGGCCTTGTCGCAAAAGGCGTGGCGGGCAAGCGCATCCTCATACCCCGGGCGGAGAACGCGCGGGACGTTCTGCCCAAAGGGCTTATGAAGGCCGGGGCCGAAGTTACCGTGGTCCCGGCATACCGCACCCTGCCCGCGCCGGACAGGGACAAAAACGCGGAAGCCGCGAAAGAGCTTTTCGCGGCGGGCAAAATCCGCTACATCACCTTTGCCTCGTCGTCCACGGTCACGAACTTTCTTGAGGCCGTTCCCGCGGAAACGCTGCGGCAATACCCGGACCTGCGGTTCGCCTGCATCGGGCCGGTAACGGCAAAAACCCTGGAAGAGGCCGGGCTCGCCTGCCACGTCATGCCGGAGGAATACACTATTCCGGCCCTGGTGGCGGCGATAACCAAAGATAGCCGTGGCGGCTGA
- a CDS encoding Riboflavin kinase/FMN adenylyltransferase has product MLVARSIEEFISLTSPGARFAATIGNFDGVHMGHRELLRVTREKAAARSSELGQKVASVLVTFHPHPVYVVRAMAKPDLLTPLERKLELLEQTGLDAVLVLPFTKETAQTPAEDFVRMVLVDTLRATDLVTGYNFALGKGRAGNYSMLRESGERYGFAVTQVAPVIVGKETVSSSLIREHVRCGNMENVIPLMGRMHSVDGGIIHGQARGRKLGFPTANIGYHDVLLPPLGAYATWLQILSDGPDAKPLQSMTSVGTNPTFGGGAVTLETHALDFSGDLYEKTVRLHFACRLRAEIKFKSAEDLVARLHHDAASAREALRRSRDIPLL; this is encoded by the coding sequence ATGCTGGTTGCCAGATCCATAGAGGAATTCATATCACTGACGTCTCCGGGCGCGCGGTTCGCCGCGACCATCGGCAACTTTGACGGCGTGCACATGGGCCACCGCGAGCTTCTCCGCGTCACGCGGGAAAAGGCTGCCGCGCGGAGCAGCGAGCTGGGGCAGAAAGTCGCCTCCGTGCTGGTCACCTTTCACCCGCACCCGGTCTACGTCGTCCGGGCCATGGCCAAACCGGATCTTCTGACGCCCCTCGAGCGGAAACTGGAACTCCTGGAACAGACCGGGCTGGACGCGGTGCTGGTGCTGCCGTTCACCAAAGAGACGGCCCAAACACCCGCCGAGGACTTTGTGCGCATGGTGCTGGTGGATACGCTCCGCGCCACGGACCTTGTGACCGGGTATAATTTCGCTCTGGGCAAGGGCCGGGCGGGGAACTACTCCATGCTCCGCGAGTCGGGGGAGCGGTACGGCTTCGCCGTTACCCAGGTGGCGCCCGTTATCGTCGGCAAGGAAACCGTGAGCTCGTCCCTTATCCGCGAACATGTCCGCTGCGGGAATATGGAGAACGTGATCCCGCTGATGGGCCGCATGCACTCGGTGGACGGCGGCATCATCCACGGCCAGGCGCGGGGGCGGAAGCTGGGCTTCCCCACCGCCAATATCGGCTATCACGACGTGCTGCTGCCGCCTCTCGGCGCGTACGCCACCTGGCTCCAGATCCTCTCGGACGGGCCGGACGCGAAACCCCTGCAAAGCATGACCAGCGTGGGCACCAACCCCACCTTCGGCGGCGGGGCCGTGACCCTGGAAACGCACGCCCTGGATTTTTCCGGGGATCTGTATGAAAAAACGGTGCGGTTGCACTTCGCCTGCCGTTTGCGGGCGGAAATCAAATTCAAAAGCGCGGAAGACCTCGTGGCGCGGCTGCACCACGACGCGGCATCCGCGCGTGAGGCGCTGCGGCGGAGCAGGGACATCCCTTTGCTGTAA
- a CDS encoding hypothetical protein (Evidence 5 : No homology to any previously reported sequences): protein MVCEGTPTPALNGGNECRLRLRGGLLSKRTLSTTSKARPAFAGRAFFIEKNASRGGAWRNCVKRYFMR from the coding sequence GTGGTTTGTGAAGGCACGCCCACTCCGGCGCTTAACGGCGGCAATGAATGCCGCCTACGCCTCCGTGGCGGGTTGTTGTCAAAGAGGACTTTGTCAACAACCTCGAAGGCCCGGCCCGCTTTTGCGGGCCGGGCCTTCTTCATTGAAAAAAACGCCTCCCGGGGAGGCGCATGGCGGAACTGCGTGAAACGCTATTTCATGCGGTAG
- a CDS encoding Phosphoribosylglycinamide formyltransferase, formyltetrahydrofolate-dependent: MLRIAVLVSGRGTNFKAILDHIRAGRIRAEVALLLSNAPDAPAIAFAREAGIPVWAKSHKEFPSRAAFDDAMLAAMREANVEAVVLAGYMRLLSPAFIQAYEGKILNIHPSLLPSFTGVSGGPDALAYGVKLTGCTVHFVVNDLDAGPVVIQAAIPVFEDDTEETLMVRVHAMEHRIYPQAVAWFAENRLVPEGRVVRLLAKNGAGGMAGTAGIARAATQAALVHPPLEEGF; this comes from the coding sequence ATGCTCCGTATCGCGGTACTCGTCTCCGGCAGAGGCACTAATTTCAAGGCCATTCTCGACCATATCCGGGCCGGGCGCATCCGCGCCGAGGTCGCCCTTCTGCTGTCCAACGCGCCGGACGCGCCCGCCATCGCCTTTGCGCGCGAGGCCGGTATCCCGGTCTGGGCCAAATCCCACAAGGAATTCCCCTCCCGCGCCGCCTTTGATGACGCCATGCTCGCGGCCATGCGGGAGGCGAACGTGGAGGCGGTCGTCCTCGCCGGGTACATGCGGCTCTTGAGCCCGGCCTTCATCCAGGCCTACGAGGGAAAAATCCTCAATATCCACCCGTCGCTGCTGCCGTCCTTCACCGGCGTTTCCGGCGGGCCAGACGCGCTGGCTTACGGGGTAAAGCTCACGGGCTGCACCGTGCATTTCGTGGTGAATGATCTGGACGCCGGGCCGGTCGTCATCCAGGCCGCGATACCGGTTTTTGAGGACGATACCGAGGAAACCCTGATGGTGCGCGTCCATGCCATGGAGCACCGCATCTATCCCCAGGCCGTGGCCTGGTTCGCGGAGAACCGCCTTGTCCCGGAAGGCCGCGTCGTGCGCTTGCTGGCCAAAAACGGAGCAGGCGGAATGGCCGGAACAGCCGGGATAGCCAGGGCCGCCACGCAGGCCGCCCTGGTCCACCCCCCGCTCGAGGAAGGGTTTTAG
- the valS gene encoding Valine--tRNA ligase, protein MHEQLPKGYEAKDVEGRWRQRWEEGKTFTPDLDKARANPENTYSIVIPPPNVTGNLHIGHALNLTLQDILCRHQRQLGKVVLWVPGCDHAGIATQNVVERRLKEEGKTRDDLGREAFIDRVWEWKAEYADNITRQIKALGASVDWTRERFTMDDGLSKAVRKVFVDLYNQGLIYKGDYIINWCARCHTALADDEVEHHPKKSHLWHIRYDLEDGSGSLIIATTRPETMLGDTAVAVNPEDERYNKLIGKRLILPLVGRALPIIGDTYVDKEFGTGALKVTPSHDHNDWNLGHKHNLEFLSVMNDKGFMNAAAGKYAGLSSADARKKVVEDLEAAGQLVKIEDYDHNLGLCYRCKEVVEPLVSTQWFVKVAPLAAKAKAAMGADDAADTRMYPASWLKTYHNWMDNIRDWCISRQIWWGHRIPAWTCQDCNELIVAEEAPATCSKCGSAKLTQDEDVLDTWFSSALWPFSTLGWPDKTEDLKLFYPTSVLVTGFDIIFFWVARMMMMGIQFMGEVPFKHTYIHALVRDAEGKKMSKSTGNVIDPLAMIDKYGTDSLRFTLAAFAAMGRDIKLSEERIEGYRHFVNKIWNAARFALLNMPEDGRAPAASMDLAAIPGTHHQWMLHRLEEMKAATKSALEEYRFNDAAQGMYTFIWNELCDWYLELIKPDMQPGSEAGGERKINAQHVLNTVLRETMILLHPIMPYVTAEVWQALPGNAGNEDIAVQLFPEQRAGCVKPEAARDMEMIQAAISAIRTIRAELSIAPSVRLAAIIRPADDGAKAVLDAHRDMIIFLARLDSLQIDPSATAPKASASQVAAGNEIIVPLLGTVDFGAEVARLDKELAKMDKEHAMLSGKLANENYVQRAPAEVVERDKARVAELADAKVKLLALQARFREAM, encoded by the coding sequence ATGCACGAGCAATTGCCCAAGGGTTACGAGGCCAAAGATGTGGAAGGACGCTGGAGACAGCGCTGGGAGGAAGGCAAAACCTTCACCCCGGATCTGGACAAAGCCAGGGCCAACCCGGAAAATACCTATTCCATCGTCATTCCGCCGCCCAACGTAACGGGCAACCTGCATATCGGCCACGCGCTGAACCTTACCTTGCAGGATATCCTGTGCCGTCATCAGAGACAACTGGGCAAGGTTGTGTTGTGGGTGCCGGGCTGCGACCACGCGGGCATCGCCACCCAGAACGTGGTGGAGCGCCGCCTGAAAGAAGAAGGCAAAACCCGCGACGACCTGGGGCGCGAAGCGTTCATTGACCGCGTTTGGGAATGGAAGGCCGAATACGCGGACAACATCACCCGCCAGATCAAGGCGCTCGGCGCCTCCGTGGACTGGACGCGCGAGCGCTTCACCATGGACGACGGCCTCTCCAAAGCGGTCCGCAAGGTCTTTGTGGACCTGTACAACCAGGGCCTGATCTACAAGGGCGACTACATCATCAACTGGTGCGCCCGCTGCCACACCGCGCTGGCCGACGACGAGGTGGAACACCACCCGAAAAAATCGCACCTCTGGCATATCCGCTACGACCTGGAAGACGGCTCGGGCTCGCTCATCATCGCCACCACCCGGCCGGAAACCATGCTCGGCGACACCGCCGTGGCCGTGAACCCGGAAGACGAGCGCTATAATAAGCTTATCGGTAAGCGATTGATTCTTCCGCTGGTGGGCCGCGCGCTGCCGATCATCGGCGATACATACGTGGACAAGGAATTCGGCACCGGCGCGCTGAAAGTGACGCCCTCGCACGACCACAACGACTGGAACCTGGGGCACAAACATAACCTGGAGTTCCTGTCCGTCATGAACGACAAGGGCTTCATGAACGCGGCCGCCGGGAAGTACGCCGGTTTGTCCAGCGCGGACGCCCGCAAAAAGGTGGTGGAAGACCTGGAAGCCGCGGGCCAGCTGGTGAAAATAGAGGATTACGACCACAACCTGGGCCTTTGCTACCGTTGCAAGGAAGTGGTGGAACCGCTCGTTTCCACCCAGTGGTTCGTGAAGGTCGCGCCGCTGGCCGCCAAAGCCAAGGCCGCCATGGGCGCCGACGATGCCGCCGATACCCGCATGTACCCGGCCTCCTGGCTCAAGACCTACCACAACTGGATGGACAATATCCGCGACTGGTGCATCAGCCGCCAGATCTGGTGGGGGCACCGCATCCCGGCCTGGACCTGCCAAGACTGCAACGAGCTGATCGTGGCCGAGGAAGCCCCGGCAACCTGCTCAAAGTGCGGCAGCGCCAAGCTGACGCAGGACGAGGACGTGCTCGACACATGGTTCTCTTCCGCGCTCTGGCCCTTCTCGACCCTGGGCTGGCCGGACAAGACCGAGGATTTGAAGCTGTTCTATCCCACCTCGGTCCTGGTGACCGGGTTTGACATCATTTTCTTCTGGGTGGCCCGCATGATGATGATGGGCATCCAGTTCATGGGCGAGGTGCCGTTCAAACACACCTACATCCATGCCCTGGTGCGCGACGCCGAGGGCAAGAAGATGTCCAAGTCCACGGGCAACGTCATCGACCCGCTGGCCATGATCGATAAATACGGCACGGACTCCTTGCGCTTCACCCTGGCGGCCTTCGCGGCCATGGGCCGGGACATCAAACTGTCCGAGGAGCGCATCGAGGGGTACCGCCATTTCGTGAACAAGATCTGGAACGCCGCGCGTTTCGCGCTGCTGAACATGCCCGAGGACGGCCGCGCGCCCGCCGCGAGTATGGATCTTGCCGCCATCCCCGGCACGCACCATCAGTGGATGTTGCACCGGCTGGAGGAGATGAAGGCCGCCACCAAGAGCGCCCTGGAGGAATACCGCTTCAACGACGCGGCCCAGGGCATGTATACCTTCATCTGGAACGAGTTGTGCGACTGGTACCTGGAACTCATCAAGCCGGACATGCAACCCGGCTCCGAAGCGGGGGGCGAGCGCAAGATCAACGCCCAGCACGTTCTGAATACCGTGCTCCGCGAGACCATGATCCTGCTGCACCCGATCATGCCGTACGTCACGGCGGAAGTCTGGCAGGCCCTGCCCGGCAATGCGGGCAACGAGGATATCGCGGTCCAGCTTTTCCCGGAACAGCGCGCCGGTTGCGTCAAGCCGGAAGCCGCGCGGGACATGGAGATGATCCAGGCGGCCATCAGCGCCATCCGCACCATCCGGGCCGAGCTTTCCATCGCGCCGTCGGTCCGGCTCGCGGCCATCATCCGCCCGGCGGACGATGGCGCCAAAGCCGTGCTGGATGCCCACCGGGACATGATTATCTTCCTCGCCCGGCTGGATTCGCTGCAAATCGACCCCTCGGCCACGGCGCCCAAAGCCTCGGCCAGCCAGGTCGCGGCCGGGAACGAGATCATCGTGCCGCTGCTCGGGACCGTGGATTTCGGCGCGGAAGTGGCCCGGCTCGATAAGGAACTCGCCAAGATGGACAAGGAACATGCCATGCTGTCCGGCAAGCTCGCCAACGAGAATTACGTGCAGCGCGCCCCGGCGGAAGTCGTGGAACGCGACAAGGCCAGGGTGGCCGAACTCGCCGACGCCAAGGTGAAACTCCTCGCCCTCCAGGCCCGTTTCAGAGAAGCGATGTGA
- a CDS encoding conserved exported hypothetical protein (Evidence 4 : Homologs of previously reported genes of unknown function), giving the protein MKKILLLMTVALCLALAGPVQADPPAHAKGRGGGKKEKSEKPGKGPKYSGQQGKHNGPDGKYRGPDGDDLIRATITAIAAREIAVRGGWVGYQPLPPGIAKNLARGKPLPPGIAKKALPPGMMLHLPVYRGYSWYAAGRDLILVSLAGMVIADILHDVFD; this is encoded by the coding sequence ATGAAAAAAATACTTTTACTGATGACGGTTGCGTTATGCCTGGCCCTGGCCGGTCCGGTCCAGGCAGACCCCCCGGCCCACGCCAAAGGGCGCGGGGGCGGCAAAAAGGAAAAATCGGAAAAACCCGGCAAAGGGCCGAAATATTCCGGGCAGCAGGGCAAGCACAACGGGCCGGACGGAAAATACCGCGGGCCGGACGGGGACGACCTGATCCGCGCGACCATTACCGCCATAGCCGCCCGTGAGATAGCCGTGCGCGGGGGCTGGGTGGGGTATCAGCCGCTGCCGCCGGGGATCGCGAAAAACCTGGCCCGGGGCAAACCCCTGCCCCCCGGCATCGCCAAAAAAGCCCTGCCGCCGGGGATGATGCTGCATCTGCCCGTGTATCGCGGCTACAGCTGGTATGCGGCGGGCAGAGACCTCATTCTCGTCAGCCTGGCCGGCATGGTAATCGCCGACATCCTGCACGATGTCTTCGATTGA
- the infA gene encoding protein chain initiation factor IF-1 (Evidence 2a : Function of homologous gene experimentally demonstrated in an other organism; Product type f : factor), translated as MAKEDAIEVDGVVQEALPNAMFRVDLDNGHEVLAHISGKMRKFYIRILPGDRVKVELSPYDLTRGRITYRMK; from the coding sequence ATGGCAAAAGAAGACGCCATTGAAGTTGACGGCGTTGTGCAGGAAGCCCTGCCCAACGCAATGTTCCGGGTGGACCTGGACAACGGGCACGAGGTGCTCGCGCATATTTCCGGCAAGATGCGCAAATTTTATATCCGCATTCTCCCCGGCGACCGGGTGAAGGTGGAACTCTCCCCTTACGACCTCACGCGCGGCCGGATCACCTACCGCATGAAATAG
- a CDS encoding hypothetical protein (Evidence 5 : No homology to any previously reported sequences), whose protein sequence is MHPEKMKNVLALDAQKRLSYFVHKCTDSEEIWGLRNADGWCGMGTDDGKESIPFWPEEAFAVLLAEDDWADCTPARIPLEAFLMDWLPDMQEDGLLAAIFPLPTSAASGTDCVTLEAEHLRALLQEERENFWGLA, encoded by the coding sequence ATGCATCCGGAGAAAATGAAAAACGTTCTGGCTCTCGACGCGCAGAAACGCCTCAGCTACTTCGTGCACAAATGCACGGATTCCGAGGAAATCTGGGGCTTGCGCAACGCGGACGGCTGGTGCGGCATGGGCACGGACGACGGGAAGGAATCCATCCCGTTCTGGCCGGAGGAAGCCTTTGCCGTCTTGCTGGCCGAGGATGACTGGGCCGACTGCACCCCGGCGCGTATTCCTCTGGAAGCGTTTCTCATGGACTGGCTGCCGGACATGCAGGAAGACGGCCTGCTCGCCGCAATTTTCCCTCTGCCGACCAGCGCGGCTTCGGGCACGGACTGCGTGACGCTGGAAGCGGAACACCTGCGCGCGCTCTTGCAGGAAGAGCGTGAAAACTTTTGGGGTCTTGCATGA
- a CDS encoding conserved hypothetical protein (Evidence 4 : Homologs of previously reported genes of unknown function), whose product MMYVLWDASDIWGPLALWGLRGLGVPHRIVRAADIAAGLLDRPDAKLLLVPGGFSRHKDAALGDAGRDAVRRFVNTGGSYLGFCGGAGLALAGGHSLGICPWGRAGYENRIQHYMSGHFYVTLKDEQNACAAEPEQDAAPCPAPDPEHDVTHLDSQRGPAHRALAGMQGARPSLPEPGLSPLSLLPPSPLLPVWWPGRFAPGDENGVTVLARYDEPGPDFWLADLPVADLPPSVFADWEEKYGFSLSPSFLRGEPCVIHGRYGQGQYVLAYSHLETPESPDANLWLAHLLRTLGGGSPERALVPAWDLDNLTPAWEDPDLLMLWKRFAILLDSGRAAGLFFTRSSWLMGWRTGLPGAICNTVRAHLHTALSLPACPEAAAYWDGAREAFVPAFRAFAKRATNYLLAERLAMTLSKDLPETLVPEKLLAERTAIFGASGMAAHTGGMLAELLPVLDELAFLQIRGNAAR is encoded by the coding sequence ATGATGTACGTACTTTGGGACGCTTCGGATATCTGGGGGCCGCTGGCCCTGTGGGGCTTACGCGGACTTGGCGTGCCGCATAGAATCGTGCGCGCCGCGGACATTGCGGCCGGCCTCCTGGACCGGCCCGACGCCAAACTCCTGCTCGTGCCCGGCGGGTTCTCCCGCCACAAGGACGCCGCCCTCGGCGACGCGGGCCGCGACGCCGTGCGCCGGTTCGTCAATACCGGCGGGTCGTACCTCGGGTTCTGCGGCGGCGCGGGCCTGGCTCTGGCCGGGGGCCATTCCCTCGGCATCTGCCCCTGGGGCCGCGCCGGGTACGAAAACCGCATCCAGCACTATATGAGCGGCCACTTTTACGTGACCCTGAAAGACGAACAAAACGCCTGCGCCGCTGAACCGGAACAGGACGCCGCGCCCTGTCCCGCCCCGGATCCCGAACACGACGTGACCCACCTCGACTCCCAGCGGGGTCCGGCGCACCGCGCCCTGGCAGGGATGCAGGGGGCAAGGCCTTCGCTGCCTGAACCCGGCCTCAGCCCGCTTTCCCTGCTCCCGCCCAGCCCCTTGCTGCCGGTGTGGTGGCCGGGCCGGTTCGCGCCGGGGGACGAGAACGGCGTGACCGTGCTCGCGCGGTACGATGAACCCGGCCCGGACTTCTGGCTGGCGGACCTGCCGGTGGCGGACCTGCCGCCCTCGGTCTTCGCGGACTGGGAGGAAAAATACGGGTTCTCGCTCTCCCCCTCGTTCCTGCGGGGCGAGCCTTGCGTCATCCACGGCCGGTACGGGCAGGGGCAGTATGTTCTGGCCTACTCGCATCTGGAAACGCCCGAATCGCCGGACGCCAACCTCTGGCTCGCGCACCTGTTGCGAACCCTCGGCGGCGGCAGCCCCGAACGCGCTCTGGTTCCGGCCTGGGACCTGGACAACCTGACTCCGGCCTGGGAAGATCCGGACCTCTTGATGCTGTGGAAACGGTTTGCCATCCTGCTCGATTCCGGCAGGGCCGCCGGGCTGTTCTTCACCCGTTCGTCCTGGCTCATGGGCTGGCGCACCGGCCTGCCCGGCGCCATCTGCAACACGGTGCGCGCCCATCTGCACACCGCGCTCTCCCTGCCGGCCTGCCCGGAGGCCGCCGCATACTGGGACGGCGCGCGCGAAGCGTTCGTGCCCGCGTTCCGCGCCTTTGCCAAACGCGCGACCAACTATCTGCTGGCGGAACGCCTCGCCATGACCTTGTCCAAGGACCTGCCGGAAACCCTGGTCCCGGAAAAACTGCTGGCCGAGCGCACGGCCATTTTCGGCGCGTCCGGCATGGCCGCGCATACCGGCGGGATGCTGGCGGAGCTGCTCCCGGTCCTGGACGAGCTGGCGTTTTTGCAGATCCGGGGCAATGCCGCGCGATAA
- a CDS encoding Transporter codes for MSSSSGRETLGSRIGFLLISAGCAIGLGNIWRFPHIVGAHGGAAFVLVYFFFLFLFAMPIMVMEFSVGRASRMNIAGSFYKLQPPGTKWHYFGFIGLAGNYALMMFYTVITGWMLAYFYYAAAGSFTGLDTEAIKAFFGRFLSRPLELVAWTALVTALGFTICGIGLRKGVERITVIMMSGLFLLLLILVIRSVTLPGAGAGLSFYLLPDFAKMTETGLWKSIYAAMGQAFFTLSIGIGSMAIFGSYIDRSRSLTGETVNIVALDTAVAVLAGFIIFPACFAFGIKADSGTGLIFITLPNVFNHMPGSVFWGALFFLFMSFAALSTVVAVFENIVAYGIDVKGWTRKKSSCVNFFIILAGSLPCAFGFNLLSNVHPLGGDSVILDLFDFFVSDNVLPMGALVYLLFCTSRYGWGWDKFTAEADAGKGLRFPRFLRGYLTYVLPVLMGIVIVMGYLNKFGPSD; via the coding sequence ATGAGCAGTTCCTCCGGACGCGAAACCCTGGGCAGCCGCATAGGATTTTTATTGATTTCAGCCGGTTGCGCAATCGGCCTCGGCAATATCTGGCGCTTTCCCCATATTGTGGGCGCGCATGGGGGCGCGGCCTTTGTGTTGGTGTATTTTTTCTTCCTGTTCCTGTTCGCCATGCCCATCATGGTGATGGAATTTTCCGTGGGCCGGGCCTCGCGCATGAATATCGCCGGGTCGTTTTACAAACTCCAGCCTCCCGGCACAAAGTGGCATTACTTCGGGTTCATCGGTCTGGCGGGCAACTATGCGCTCATGATGTTCTACACCGTTATCACGGGCTGGATGCTCGCCTATTTCTATTACGCCGCCGCGGGAAGCTTCACCGGCCTTGATACCGAGGCCATCAAAGCCTTTTTCGGCCGGTTCCTGTCCCGGCCGCTGGAACTCGTCGCCTGGACGGCCCTTGTCACGGCGCTCGGCTTTACCATCTGCGGCATAGGGCTCCGCAAGGGGGTTGAGCGGATAACGGTCATCATGATGAGCGGCCTGTTTCTCCTGCTGCTTATCCTCGTCATCCGCTCGGTAACCTTGCCTGGCGCGGGAGCGGGGCTTTCCTTCTACCTCCTGCCAGACTTTGCCAAAATGACGGAAACCGGCCTTTGGAAAAGCATCTACGCCGCCATGGGGCAGGCGTTTTTCACCCTCAGCATCGGCATCGGCTCCATGGCCATTTTCGGCAGCTACATCGACCGCAGCCGCTCCCTGACGGGTGAAACCGTGAACATCGTGGCGCTCGATACCGCCGTGGCCGTGCTGGCGGGCTTCATCATTTTCCCGGCCTGTTTCGCCTTCGGCATCAAGGCGGATTCCGGCACGGGCCTCATTTTCATAACCCTTCCCAACGTGTTCAACCATATGCCCGGCAGCGTCTTCTGGGGGGCGTTGTTCTTTTTGTTCATGAGTTTCGCCGCGCTGTCCACGGTGGTGGCCGTGTTCGAGAACATCGTGGCCTACGGCATCGACGTCAAAGGCTGGACCCGCAAAAAATCTTCCTGCGTCAACTTTTTCATCATTCTCGCGGGGTCGCTCCCCTGCGCGTTCGGCTTCAATCTGCTTTCGAACGTGCACCCGCTCGGCGGGGATTCCGTCATCCTCGACCTTTTTGACTTTTTCGTCAGCGACAACGTTCTGCCCATGGGCGCGCTGGTATACCTCCTGTTCTGCACGTCCCGCTACGGCTGGGGCTGGGACAAATTCACCGCCGAGGCGGACGCGGGCAAGGGCCTGCGCTTCCCGCGCTTTTTGCGCGGCTATCTGACGTACGTTCTGCCGGTTCTGATGGGCATCGTCATTGTTATGGGCTATTTGAACAAGTTCGGGCCCAGCGACTGA
- a CDS encoding Ferredoxin-1, which translates to MSWNVIVNADKCSGDGECVDICPVEVYEMQGGKAVPVNAEECLGCDSCVEVCPSDAITVEEV; encoded by the coding sequence ATGAGCTGGAATGTAATCGTGAACGCCGACAAATGCAGCGGCGACGGTGAATGTGTCGACATCTGCCCCGTTGAAGTGTACGAAATGCAGGGCGGCAAAGCCGTTCCCGTGAACGCTGAAGAATGCCTGGGCTGCGACTCCTGTGTGGAAGTGTGTCCTTCGGACGCCATCACCGTTGAAGAAGTCTAA